The Paralichthys olivaceus isolate ysfri-2021 chromosome 2, ASM2471397v2, whole genome shotgun sequence genomic interval AAGAGCGCTAGAGACTGCACCAACTGCCGATGGACGAAGTCAGGTAAGCTGGTTGAAGTGGCGTACACCGTGAGTGACTCCTTCAGCAGCTCCAACAAGGCCACCATTCAAAATGCCATCGACGGCTTCCACCTGAGCACCTGCGTTCGCTTGGTTCCTCTTAACGGTCACGCCAACTACGTCAACATCGTGAAGGAAGGAGGATGTTGGTCGTATGTGGGAAGAAACGGAGGGGCTCAGAAATTATCTCTGGGTGCTGGCTGCCTCAGCAACGGCATCATTCAGCATGAGCTCCTCCACGTCCTCGGCTTCTGGCACGAGCAAAGCAGAACCGACAGGGACATTTACGTCCAGATCCACAAAGACAACATCCAGGACAATCAACTGCGAAACTTCGACAAACTGGACTCAAACAACCTGAATGTTCCATATGACTACTCCTCTGTCATGCATTACGGCCCCACCGACTTCTCTAAGAACGGACTGAACACCATCTCCGCCTTCTCAGCCACGGCCACGATGGGCCAAAGGATCGGCATGTCGGAAAATGACATTCTGAAAATCAACAAGCTTTACGGCTGCAGTAAGTAAATagattatacatatatatatatatttgtttattcagtTGAATCCACTTCACATGTCTGAGACTGTTTTTCACTGGAACTCAATCTGTGATTGAACTTGTTGTTGCAGCTGATTACCTCCATAAGAAAGGAGAATGGGACAATGAGTTGGGAGAAACTCTGAGTCGCCACTGTCCTTCTGGTCAGGCTGTGTCCAGCATCACAAGGTGAGCAGCGCTAACGTTAAACTCCTGTGATTCATTATCACTGTCGATAAATACGTTCGTAGACCCTGCtctgaaaagtgaagccaatccagaagtgcctgaaacctgtctTGTTTTtagtgaccagcagggggcgactcctctggtagtttctatagaaaacgtctcctctggtagtttctgtagaaaacgtctcctctggtagtttctgtagaaaacgtctctaACGACTTTATATTAAATCAAACTGTGCAAATGCAGGTAAttgaaattgtttgtttttctccactgCAGTTTTCACGACAACGCAGCAAACGATCGACTCTGGGGGATCTCGTGCAAAGCTTTCCAGGCGACCAAGGCCTGTTTCTGGTCAGATCAAGTCAACGACTTCCAGGGACAGATGAACTTCAACTGTCCAGACAACAAAGTGATTGCAGGGGTCTACAGTGTCTACAGGAGTTTATCCACAGACCGACAGTGAGTTCCTGTTTGAGGTTCCTCTGTTTTCaagtgcagctgcagtg includes:
- the LOC109642916 gene encoding uncharacterized protein, whose translation is MWTLVVVFVLATAGCCAKTYTNPEGGLLVQFCEDKEAVSRMKSTYVGSDRIWSIDCKPFIALTTDCSWSGFINVFENELNFNCKANHVITGVYSIYSSEHEDRQWNFLCCSVDKLITFDCRETPKLNYYTEDFDWHVPGDNYLTGARTYGNNNNRDHRWSFNYCRAMTLDTQAVSSEILAANSPILTHLTEGDVVVPATKSARDCTNCRWTKSGKLVEVAYTVSDSFSSSNKATIQNAIDGFHLSTCVRLVPLNGHANYVNIVKEGGCWSYVGRNGGAQKLSLGAGCLSNGIIQHELLHVLGFWHEQSRTDRDIYVQIHKDNIQDNQLRNFDKLDSNNLNVPYDYSSVMHYGPTDFSKNGLNTISAFSATATMGQRIGMSENDILKINKLYGCTDYLHKKGEWDNELGETLSRHCPSGQAVSSITSFHDNAANDRLWGISCKAFQATKACFWSDQVNDFQGQMNFNCPDNKVIAGVYSVYRSLSTDRQWKFLCCSAPDVSLFNCKDEPVINYWDEYFSWKVASNNYLTGVKSSFDTHTKDRRWSFSYCQRKVQ